Within Legionella birminghamensis, the genomic segment GGCGTGTTTGCACATACTAAAGATTTTGCAAACGGCTGGCTTGTTCGTTACGGTGCCGGTGCTGAATATGCAGAGATAGACTCCCGATTATCGGTAAAGGGGAGGACTACTGATTTTGTAGAGCGCGGCTATAGTAATGTCAGCGATTTTCATGGCTTCGGCCCACGCGTGGAAGCGGATATTTTCTATAATCTCTATCAGGATATCAGTGTATTTGCGAGCGCAAATTCGGCTCTTTTAATCGGAGAACGAACTTTTGCTTTACATGCATTAGATCTTGATGGTACCTCCCGAGATTTTGCTGACCGAAGTGTAGTAGTGCCTAAATTCGGCTTGAGAGTGGGTCTGGATTATAAAAAATCGTTTGATTTAACTGGCAGCACATCATTAATCGATTTACAGCTGGGCTGGCAAGCAGAAACCTATATTGATCCCATTGAACGCCCCTCTACCGGGCTTATTGGAGGTGAGGGCTCTGTAGGTGTTGTTTTACCCAGAACGTCCAACTTTAGCAATCAGGGATTATTCTTCGGTGTTAAATTAACAAGCGATTGCCTCTAGTGGATAATTGTATTTAATGAAACTATCCCCCTCAAAAATGCGCAGTGCAATTCCAGGTATCGCCTGGCCGCCTGCGCCGCATCCCATGGCTGCCCAGCTCTATTATCAGCTGGATCATTTCCTTTATACAGAGAGATTGCCTGCTGCTGAGATTCAAAAACATCAGTTTTCCCAGCTATTAGTATTCATGCAATTCGCGCGTCAATATGTCCCTTATTATCAGAAACGATGGGCCCATTTACCCCTGTTTAAGGAATGGCAACAACTGGCTGAATACTGGCCTCAATTAGCTTTGTTAACCAGGGAAGATATACAAAATGCCGGCGAATCAATTTTTGCCGTGAAGCTTCCTTCAGGGCATGAGCCCGCCGAATTATTATCTACCAGCGGTTCAACCGGCCGGCCGGTTACTGTAAAAGGAAATATGGCGACGCAATTTTTCTGGAACGCTATCTCCCTTCGCAATCATTTATGGCATGGGGATGAATTTGCAAATTCATTTGCCAGTATCCGCTACACTGAAAAAAAGGAAGCGCTGCCGCCATTGGGTACTCGCTATGAAAACTGGAGCCCTGCAACCTATGCCATTGTGGAAACAGGCCCTTGCTTCCATCTGAATTTATGCACTCCTGAGGAAGAGGCTGAATGGCTGCTCAAAGTGAACCCGCATTATTTGAATTGCAATCCATCCACCTTAAGGGAAATAACGCTTCATTTTGCCAGGCACGGCATAAAGCCATCTCGCCTGCAAAAGGTCCACACCCATAGTGAAATCGTCGAGCCTGAATTACGGTCCCTGGTCCATGAAGTTTTGGGGATCCCCCTGATCGATAATTACTCCTCTAAGGAATGCGGCTATATTGCCCTCCAATGTCCAGAGAGTGGACATTATCATGTTCAGTCTGAAAATGTTCTGGTTGAAATTCTGAATGAAAAAAACCAGCCCTGCCAGGTTGACGAGCCCGGACGTGTGGTGGTAACTACGCTTCATAATTTCTCATCGCCTTTGATCCGTTATGATATCGGCGATTATGCAATTCCTGGCAGCCCTTGCCGCTGCGGGCGTCAACTACCGGTATTGAAAACTGTTTTGGGCAGAAAACGAAATATGCTTCTGATGCCAGACGGCCGCAAGCTGTGGCCAAGCTTTGCAGGTAATGGACTTCGGCTCATGGATCTTTTTAGCGGTTCGCAATTTCAGTTGATACAAATGACTCTGACTGAAATCCAGGTGAATCTGACTCATAGCCCTTACACCTCATCAGAGGAAGAGCAACTTCGCGAAAAACTTAAAACTATTTTCAAGTATCCCTTCCATTTCCGTTTCAAATACATGGAAAACATTCCGCGAAGCCCGGGTGGAAAATTTGAAGACTTTATTTCTCTGGTGACACCCGAATAACTCAGGATTTCTTTTTCCCGCTAGCCCATACAGTCAGTAACAGCTCTAAAGCAATGGCTGCTAAATTTACCGGATGTAATTTACCCCGATTAATGCCTTTAGGCTTAATCACCTTATTTAGAAATAAGCGCAGCAGATGCAATCTGAAATACTGGATTAATAACTTATAAATCATCGGATTTCCTCAATGCTTGATAAAAATAATTATAGTCTATAATAATTAAGTACAAATTGATTCACTAGTTATCAAGGAAGATAAAGAAAGAAATACAGTCGTGCAGAAATAGAAAGATACGCTTCCATTTCTGTAATGCAGTTTGTAGTCATGGCGGTAAACCCAAGCCTTACCTGATTAATCAGGATTTAACCAAATAATTGGAGGTGGAACATGCCTAACAAACAATTTTCAGAACGATTGAATCGAGAGCTGGATGCTATTGGAGTTCCCTGTATATACAAAGAACGAGTCAAAGCAGTAGCAAAGATTTTTAAATTGCCCTCATTCACCGCTCAGGAACTACTT encodes:
- a CDS encoding Lpg1974 family pore-forming outer membrane protein, whose product is MTAFRRTALSAFVIGLCNSPLVVAGSMGPIKDCSGYHLFAGIDALYLEPRNDDLDYVTVYSSGYTKTHNVNLDYDWGFRLYGGVKLLNNNDITIAWQRLHTNDLDNIGSDGNQPVEPRWLTFFPWEYIRGKSSFDYDEVSGVFAHTKDFANGWLVRYGAGAEYAEIDSRLSVKGRTTDFVERGYSNVSDFHGFGPRVEADIFYNLYQDISVFASANSALLIGERTFALHALDLDGTSRDFADRSVVVPKFGLRVGLDYKKSFDLTGSTSLIDLQLGWQAETYIDPIERPSTGLIGGEGSVGVVLPRTSNFSNQGLFFGVKLTSDCL
- a CDS encoding phenylacetate--CoA ligase family protein, which translates into the protein MKLSPSKMRSAIPGIAWPPAPHPMAAQLYYQLDHFLYTERLPAAEIQKHQFSQLLVFMQFARQYVPYYQKRWAHLPLFKEWQQLAEYWPQLALLTREDIQNAGESIFAVKLPSGHEPAELLSTSGSTGRPVTVKGNMATQFFWNAISLRNHLWHGDEFANSFASIRYTEKKEALPPLGTRYENWSPATYAIVETGPCFHLNLCTPEEEAEWLLKVNPHYLNCNPSTLREITLHFARHGIKPSRLQKVHTHSEIVEPELRSLVHEVLGIPLIDNYSSKECGYIALQCPESGHYHVQSENVLVEILNEKNQPCQVDEPGRVVVTTLHNFSSPLIRYDIGDYAIPGSPCRCGRQLPVLKTVLGRKRNMLLMPDGRKLWPSFAGNGLRLMDLFSGSQFQLIQMTLTEIQVNLTHSPYTSSEEEQLREKLKTIFKYPFHFRFKYMENIPRSPGGKFEDFISLVTPE